The following coding sequences lie in one Aspergillus luchuensis IFO 4308 DNA, chromosome 8, nearly complete sequence genomic window:
- a CDS encoding uncharacterized protein (COG:S;~EggNog:ENOG410Q26M;~InterPro:IPR014756,IPR014752), whose translation MSNPHLRLDTPQSHTIFIRPGIEPYTSSLPGSVRLARKASMGMDMTDSARNITISLVRSVKFDGNSSPRTNLKGRWRNTLRYRQSTTKQFIAPGYEETVLNCILWSALDKLESCRNTDTEDGVVYYFNIPVPNCLPPTMKTELGSVNYYLKATIDLESGRKLSVSKTLDILYRLIQPTSFPSNYSRRFTASPLMIQTTISRQRPKDATTKAMFSVELAIRNLLTPGARDGEMKYIAISAIKWRVDEVAMRRNIAHCEMQAFANTTTTSKRSLIEGKLEPRCPKVILNRSDQSCLRDGCLRVDFEIRIPESANAADEICESYCGGDDPRNIFPLADLPGIAINHELKVELITREDTFSGRTNKKLDRKPIAKLYGAIFPLRIHKLANDVDTMETYCLDEPPAFDVIQQMLPPKYEP comes from the coding sequence ATGAGCAACCCTCATCTACGTCTTGATACGCCCCAATCCCACACCATTTTCATCCGCCCGGGCATCGAACCATATACTTCGTCTTTGCCGGGTTCGGTTCGACTTGCAAGGAAGGCTTCCATGGGCATGGACATGACAGATAGTGCACGCAATATCACTATTAGTCTTGTTCGATCAGTGAAATTCGATGGCAATAGCTCACCTCGCACAAACCTCAAGGGTCGCTGGCGAAATACTCTTCGATATCGACAGTCCACGACAAAGCAATTTATAGCACCGGGCTACGAAGAGACTGTTCTGAATTGTATTCTTTGGTCCGCACTTGACAAACTCGAGTCGTGTCGGAATACAGACACGGAAGATGGTGTGGTATACTACTTTAATATTCCGGTGCCGAACTGCCTCCCTCCAACGATGAAAACCGAGCTCGGGTCAGTCAATTACTACCTCAAGGCCACGATTGACCTTGAGTCTGGCCGCAAACTGAGTGTGTCCAAGACCCTTGACATCCTTTATCGCTTGATACAACCAACATCCTTCCCCAGCAATTATTCTCGACGGTTCACTGCCTCCCCTCTGATGATCCAAACTACGATATCACGGCAACGACCAAAAGACGCGACTACCAAAGCGATGTTCTCCGTGGAGCTAGCAATTCGGAATTTGCTGACACCAGGTGCCAGAGATGGTGAAATGAAATATATAGCTATCTCAGCAATCAAGTGGAGGGTCGACGAAGTAGCTATGCGCCGTAATATAGCCCATTGTGAGATGCAGGCCTTTGCTAACACTACAACGACGTCGAAACGGTCATTGATAGAAGGAAAGCTCGAACCCCGATGCCCGAAAGTCATATTGAATCGCTCGGATCAGAGCTGCCTGCGTGATGGCTGCTTACGTGTCGACTTCGAAATCAGGATTCCGGAAAGTGCAAATGCTGCAGACGAAATCTGTGAGAGTTACTGCGGCGGTGACGATCCACGGAATATTTTTCCACTGGCCGATCTTCCAGGAATTGCTATCAACCACGAATTGAAGGTCGAGCTTATAACCCGGGAGGACACCTTTAGTGGTAGAACGAACAAGAAACTGGACCGGAAACCCATCGCTAAGTTGTACGGTGCAATATTTCCGCTGCGAATACACAAGCTTGCCAATGATGTCGACACGATGGAGACATATTGTCTCGACGAGCCTCCGGCATTTGATGTGATCCAACAGATGCTACCCCCGAAATACGAACCATAA
- a CDS encoding transketolase family protein (COG:G;~EggNog:ENOG410PFPE;~InterPro:IPR029061,IPR020826,IPR033247,IPR009014, IPR005474,IPR005475;~PFAM:PF02779,PF00456;~go_function: GO:0003824 - catalytic activity [Evidence IEA]), translating to MAPALELTEKPIQSLPTKAVSGVRNGASAGVGIGLESPEKHQRVMNVFRAFVADLAQQYGEGHAGAPMGMAAIGIALYKYVMKYSPKNCNYFNRDRFVLSNGHACLWQYLFMHLIGVPSMTHDQLKTYHSARLDSLCPGHPEIEIEGVEVTTGPLGQGVANAVGLAMATKNLAATYNRPGHEVVNNMTWCMVGDACLQEGVGLEALSLAGHWKLNNLCVIFDNNNVTCDGSADVANTEDMNMKMRATGFNVVDVYNGDTDVAAVVNALNAARHSDKPTFLNVRTVIGIGSAKAGTADVHGSALGVDEVANLKRSFGLDPNEHFYIPEDVYDFFRDIPGRGEAHEASWHAAVDKYREEYPELAAEFARRVAGKLPEDWNKYIPNKEEQPTAPTASRKSAGVITNALGKNINSFLIGTGDLTPSCNVAYKNKVDFQSPDLQTVCGLTGDYSGRYIHYGIREHAMCAISNGLAAFNRGTFIPMTSTYFVFHLYAAAAIRMVALQGLHQIHIATHDSIGVGENGPTHQPIAVAALWRAMPNLLYIRPCDAEEVAGAYNAAIRATETPTVISLSRQGLNQYPQYSSREGVIRGAYVFAEAEGDDFDVTIIGVGSEMVYAMQTRELLLKEYGLRARIVSFPCTRLFEQQSREYKHSVLKPRAGKPTVVIEAYPSNGWERYADASVSMNYFGKSLPSKDAYAHFGFVPDRIAIKIKDLVAEVRRDGIEVLRGDFREFNGAHWIELQH from the exons ATGGCGCCCGCACTAGAACTTACAGAGAAGCCCATCCAAAGTCTGCCCACGAAAGCAGTCTCTGGTGTTCGCAATGGAGCTTCAGCCGGTGTCGGTATCGGACTAGAAAGCCCAGAGAAGCACCAGCGTGTGATGAATGTCTTCCGAGCCTTCGTTGCCGATCTTGCACAGCAGTATGGAGAAGGCCACGCTGG AGCCCCAATGGGTATGGCTGCCATTGGTATCGCCTTGTATAAATATGTCATGAAGTATTCCCCAAAGAACTGCAACTACTTCAATCGCGACCGTTTTGTGCTCTCAAATG GCCATGCCTGCCTATGGCAATATTTGTTTATGCACCTTATTGGTGTTCCGAGCATGACACACGATCAGCTCAAGACATACCACTCCGCGAGACTTGACTCGCTCTGCCCCGGTCATCCCGAAATCGAGATTGAAGGCGTAGAGGTCACAACGGGTCCTCTCGGCCAGGGTGTCGCTAATGCTGTTGGACTCGCCATGGCCACTAAAAATCTGGCCGCTACATACAACCGACCTGGCCACGAGGTGGTAAATAACATGACGTGGTGCATGGTCGGTGACGCCTGCCTTCAGGAAGGTGTCGGTCTTGAAGCGCTCTCACTCGCTGGCCACTGGAAGCTGAACAATCTATGTGTCATCTTCGATAATAACAACGTTACGTGCGATGGAAGTGCAGATGTTGCTAACACTGAAGATATGAACATGAAGATGCGAGCTACTGGTTTCAATGTGGTAGACGTGTACAATGGGGACACAGATGTTGCTG CTGTCGTGAACGCGCTCAATGCCGCTCGCCATAGCGATAAGCCAACATTCTTAAACGTCCGCACCGTCATTGGTATTGGATCCGCCAAGGCCGGCACGGCTGATGTGCACGGATCTGCCCTGGGTGTCGACGAAGTGGCTAACCTAAAGCGATCGTTTGGCCTCGACCCTAACGAACACTTCTACATTCCAGAGGATGTCTATGACTTCTTCCGTGATATCCCTGGCCGTGGCGAGGCTCATGAAGCGAGTTGGCATGCGGCTGTTGACAAGTATCGTGAAGAGTACCCCGAGTTAGCCGCTGAATTTGCGCGCCGTGTTGCAGGAAAGCTTCCAGAAGACTGGAACAAGTACATTCCCAACAAGGAAGAGCAGCCTACTGCACCCACTGCCTCCAGAAAGTCTGCTGGTGTGATAACCAATGCCCTGGGAAAGAACATCAATTCGTTCTTGATCGGGACTGGGGATCTTACGCCCTCCTGCAATGTCGCCTACAAGAACAAAGTCGACTTCCAGTCT CCTGACCTCCAAACTGTGTGTGGTCTGACCGGAGACTACAGCGGTAGATACATTCACTATGGTATCCGGGAACATGCCATGTGCGCTATCTCCAACGGGCTTGCTGCATTTAACAGGGGCACCTTCATCCCCATGACGAGTACATACTTTGTCTTCCATTTGTACGCCGCTGCCGCTATCCGCATGGTCGCACTACAAGGCCTCCATCAGATCCATATCGCCACCCATGACAGCATCGGAGTCGGCGAGAATGGACCTACGCACCAGCCCATCGCAGTTGCTGCGCTATGGCGTGCTATGCCTAACCTACTCTACATCCGCCCCtgcgatgcagaagaagttgCAGGCGCTTACAACGCCGCCATTCGCGCGACTGAGACGCCGACTGTCATTTCACTATCCCGCCAGGGTTTGAACCAGTATCCTCAATACTCCTCACGCGAAGGTGTAATAAGAGGCGCGTACGTTTTTGCTGAGGCAGAGGGCGACGACTTTGACGTCACCATCATCGGAGTCGGCTCAGAAATGGTATATGCGATGCAAACCCGCGAATTGCTCCTTAAGGAATATGGTCTCCGCGCACGCATTGTCTCATTCCCTTGCACAAGGCTTTTCGAGCAACAATCTCGGGAATACAAGCACTCTGTATTGAAGCCTCGCGCCGGCAAGCCAACCGTCGTGATTGAGGCCTACCCGTCTAACGGATGGGAGCGCTATGCTGATGCATCCGTGTCCATGAACTACTTTGGAAAGAGTTTGCCTTCGAAGGATGCATATGCTCATTTCGGGTTTGTGCCAGATCGCATCGCCATTAAAATCAAGGACCTGGTAGCGGAAGTAAGACGCGATGGGATTGAGGTCTTGAGGGGCGATTTTAGAGAGTTCAACGGGGCTCACTGGATTGAACTTCAGCATTAG
- a CDS encoding sugar porter family MFS transporter (COG:G;~EggNog:ENOG410PFEN;~InterPro:IPR005828,IPR003663,IPR036259,IPR020846;~PFAM:PF00083,PF07690;~TransMembrane:12 (i23-42o70-93i100-120o126-147i159-177o197-215i287-310o322-342i354-377o383-409i421-442o448-469i);~go_component: GO:0016020 - membrane [Evidence IEA];~go_component: GO:0016021 - integral component of membrane [Evidence IEA];~go_function: GO:0022857 - transmembrane transporter activity [Evidence IEA];~go_process: GO:0055085 - transmembrane transport [Evidence IEA]) — protein sequence MKPFTTPYAFLTKRLRGRGARSAWIEYLITVTCGIGNMLFGYDQGVMGSLLTGPSFEATFPSISHGNSTLQGFAVAVYELGCAAGALTVIFSGDKFGRRLTVMVGELIIIFGAILQASSFSLAQLIVGRIVAGFGNGMAAAILPTWNGECSRSKNRGRAVMWQLNINLFGIALAYWVDYGLAASSLTSNNGWAWRLPLGLQSAFSAVTIVLALFLPESPRVLMRNGKVDEARDVVDMLSLEEDPATRASEVCTIVLLIENALQEDSQSDSHWQAIFTQGRPRFFQRLILSAFVMCMYQLTGVNLITYYVPVIFQNTLKFSRHLSLLMSGFVGLEFWIASFIPIPLIDRLGRRPLLLFGAVGQCVSMAVLAATVAYPGNKACGYVSVVCVFIFNTVCAIGTNGLAFLLPVELTPLQTRGTSVAISTGFFWLCNFFVVMISPVLISRIQYGTYILWACTNLSFIPVTYFFIPETCKASLEDIDVLFENNPKWLIGPQSKKKMAKITEDASALTDAVLHGRKESAPTVDMVENASSI from the exons ATGAAACCATTCACAACTCCCTATGCGTTTCTCACCAAGCGGCTAAGAGGTCGAGGGGCTAGATCAGCATGGATCGAGTACCTAATTACAGTTACATGTGGCATTGG GAACATGCTCTTCGGCTATGATCAAGGTGTCATGGGTAGTCTTCTCACGGGCCCATCATTCGAAGCGACATTCCCTTCCATCTCGCATGGCAACTCTACCCTCCAAGGTTTCGCG GTGGCGGTCTATGAACTAGGATGTGCAGCCGGCGCTTTGACTGTCATATTCAGTGGTGACAAATTCGGCCGAAGGCTGACCGTCATGGTGGGAGAGCTGATTATCATCTTCGGTGCCATCCTTCAGGCTTCCTCTTTCAGTTTGGCCCAATTGATAGTAGGCCGTATTGTCG CCGGGTTTGGAAATGGTATGGCAGCTGCTATTCTGCCAACTTGGAATGGCGAGTGCTCTCGTTCTAAGAACAGAGGTCGAGCCGTCATGTGGCAACTTAACATCAACCTG TTCGGGATTGCCCTAGCATACTGGGTCGACTATGGCCTGGCAGCCTCCTCTCTTACCAGTAATAATGGTTGGGCATGGAGGCTGCCACTGGGGCTGCAGTCTGCTTTCTCGGCTGTGACAATCGTTCTGGCACTCTTTCTTCCCG AATCCCCGCGGGTTCTGATGCGCAACGGAAAAGTTGATGAGGCACGCGACGTTGTTGATATGTTGTCGTTAGAAGAAGACCCTGCTACACGCGCTTCTGAAGTT TGCACAATCGTGTTATTGATTGAGAACGCACTCCAAGAAGATTCCCAAAGTGATTCCCATTGGCAGGCTATCTTCACCCAGGGAAGGCCCCGATTTTTCCAGCGTCTCATCTTATCTGCGTTTGTGATGTGCATGTACCAGCTTACTGGCGTCAATCTTATCACATATTATGT CCCCGTTATTTTCCAGAATACACTGAAGTTCTCCAGGCATCTCAGTTTGCTGATGTCCGGCTTTGTCGGCTTGGAGTTTTGGATTGCGAGCTTCATTCCAATACCCCTCATCGACAGACTTGGGCGTCGGCCCTTACTGCTTTTCGGGGCGGTCGGGCAGTGTGTCAGCATGGCTGTTCTCGCCGCCACAGTTGCGTATCCAGGCAATAAAGCATGCGGATACGTGTCCGTAGTTTGTGTTTT CATCTTCAACACTGTCTGTGCCATCGGTACCAACGGGCTGGCCTTCTTGCTACCCGTCGAGTTGACTCCGCTGCAAACGCGTGGAACATCCgtcgccatctccaccggCTTTTTCTGGCTCTGCAATTTCTTTGTTGTTATGATATCTCCAGTGCTCATCTCTCGCATTCAGTATGGTACTTACATCCTGTGGGCATGTACGAACTTGTCTTTTATCCCAGTGACATACTTTTTCA TTCCGGAAACCTGCAAGGCGTCTCTTGAAGATATTGATGTCTTGTTCGAGAACAATCCTAAATGGCTTATTGGCCCAcagtccaagaagaagatggccaaAATCACCGAAGATGCTTCGGCGCTTACTGACGCTGTTCTacatggaaggaaggaaagtgcTCCTACAGTCGACATGGTTGAAAATGCATCTtccatataa
- a CDS encoding uncharacterized protein (COG:G;~EggNog:ENOG410PJKB;~InterPro:IPR020846,IPR011701,IPR036259;~PFAM:PF07690;~TransMembrane:11 (o83-105i112-131o137-160i172-194o206-228i281-301o321-338i347-369o375-395i407-424o436-461i);~go_function: GO:0022857 - transmembrane transporter activity [Evidence IEA];~go_process: GO:0055085 - transmembrane transport [Evidence IEA]) produces the protein MDTIDIHEGQLKDASSHEIEDVDATEVISFTPEEEKALVRKIDMTLLPTVWVMYLLSYLDRTNIGNAKISGMQVDLNLTSNEYSIALVVFFVGYVVFEVPSNLALGRSRPSIFLSTIMILWGALTCVMAVVKDFSQLVVLRVIIGCIESGFAPGVLLVLSSWYKQTEQSRRFGVFISAAVLSGAFGGLIAAGIVNGLEGVHGIRGWRWLFIIEGVITVGCALISLFVLPDFPATTRRLSDRERQIAVARLARENVTATTEDTEHLSSLGACRVACKDFRTWAFVIGYMVIVGSSTLTYFYPTLVKGLFGDASTEKVNFLTVPIYGVAFVATGITSYCGDKFPTWRGLIIAGWLAFSLICSVIVCAVYNFTARYVLLVLMAAGLWSTNGGTLAYASSAFAGMHPQARGVALAMVNALGNLAQIYGSYLFPDKDSPKYIMGFSVISAMLAVGVVVFLVLHIWFRRRLRSGNVQ, from the exons ATGGACACAATCGACATCCACGAGGGTCAGCTTAAGGATGCTTCATCGCACGAGATCGAAGATGTAGATGCGACCGAGGTGATTTCCTTCAcgccggaggaggagaaagcgCTGGTGAGGAAGATTGACATGACCCTTCTACCTACCGTCTGGGTGATGTATCTCCTATCCTACCTGGACCGGACCAA TATCGGCAATGCCAAAATCTCCGGGATGCAGGTCGACCTCAATCTGACCTCAAACGAATACTCCATTGCTCTAGTTGTCTTCTTTGTTGGATATGTGGTGTTCGAAGTTCCTAGCAA TTTGGCGTTGGGTCGGTCacgtccatccatcttcctctcTACCATCATGATTCTCTGGGGCGCATTGACCTGTGTCATGGCTGTTGTCAAGGACTTCTCGCAGCTGGTAGTCCTGAGAGTCATCATTGGGTGCATTGAGTCTGGCTTTGCTCCCGGAGTATTACTGGTCTTGTCATCATGGTACAAGCAGACCGAGCAGTCCAGGAGATTCGGCGTGTTCATCTCGGCGGCCGTTCTATCAGGTGCCTTTGGTGGACTCATTGCGGCCGGCATTGTCAATGGGCTTGAAGGTGTGCATGGGATCAGGGGCTGGCGATGGCTTTTCATCATTGAAGGTGTTATCACCGTTGGTTGTGCCCTCATATCTCTTTTCGTCCTGCCTGACTTTCCTGCTACAACGCGACGACTGTCCGATCGCGAGCGGCAGATAGCCGTGGCCCGACTGGCCAGGGAGAATGTCACGGCAACCACCGAAGATACCGAGCATTTGAGTAGCTTGGGGGCGTGTAGAGTAGCCTGCAAAGACTTCCGCACCTGGGCCTTTGTGATTGGATATATG GTCATCGTTGGGTCAAGCACCCTAACATACTTCTATCCTACCCTAGTCAAAGGGCTCTTCGGCGACGCGTCCACCGAGAAAGTCAACTTCCTGACCGTCCCGATCTACGGCGTGGCCTTCGTCGCCACAGGCATCACGTCCTACTGTGGTGACAAGTTCCCCACCTGGCGTGGGTTAATcattgctggctggctggcatTTTCCCTGATCTGTTCGGTCATTGTCTGTGCCGTGTATAACTTCACTGCTCGATATGTACTCCTGGTTCTTATGGCCGCTGGGCTTTGGTCCACCAATGGCGGTACACTGGCGTATGCCTCCTCTGCCTTTGCTGGAATGCATCCGCAGGCTAGGGGTGTTGCTTTGGCGATGGTAAATGCGCTGGGCAATTTAGCACAAATTTACGGATCG TATCTCTTTCCTGACAAGGACAGCCCGAAATACATCATGGGGTTCTCTGTGATCTCTGCTATGCTGGCAGTGGGCGTGGTTGTCTTTCTGGTCTTGCACATCTGGTTCCGTCGCCGTCTACGGTCGGGGAACGTCCAGTGA
- a CDS encoding uncharacterized protein (COG:Q;~EggNog:ENOG410PMB4;~InterPro:IPR036291,IPR002347;~PFAM:PF08659,PF00106,PF13561;~go_process: GO:0055114 - oxidation-reduction process [Evidence IEA]), with translation MPPSMLDTPATSGNGNATASKTSPAFRDTTPGPDHDWKVSLKGKVIGITGGNRGIGLALAQVCLANDAEAIYSLDIFDPGEEFAALQKAHPKRLHYVHCDVTSEESVNTAIDAVIAARGAIHGFIANAGMTKHQPAFDFNRAQIDQLFNLNVFGAYFCATTVARRFIDLGIKGSIVFTASMTSYRPNRAAPSAPYGATKGAVRNMTHTLAMEWAKHGIRVNSVSPGFIKTAMTYFVDQAPDWELKMQYYGGMPRLADPKELGGAYVYLLSDSASYTTGIDIPVAGIVGAW, from the coding sequence ATGCCTCCAAGTATGCTTGACACCCCAGCGACCAGCGGCAACGGCAACGCGACCGCATCCAAAACGTCACCAGCCTTCCGCGACACCACCCCAGGCCCAGACCATGACTGGAAAGTGTCCTTAAAGGGCAAAGTGATTGGCATCACCGGAGGCAACAGGGGTATTGGGCTGGCTCTCGCACAAGTGTGTCTCGCCAACGACGCAGAGGCTATCTATAGCTTAGACATCTTCGACCCCGGCGAGGAATTCGCTGCCCTTCAAAAAGCTCATCCCAAGCGACTTCACTACGTCCACTGTGATGTGACATCCGAAGAGAGCGTCAACACTGCCATCGACGCTGTCATCGCCGCACGGGGTGCGATCCACGGCTTTATTGCCAATGCCGGCATGACGAAGCACCAGCCTGCTTTCGACTTCAATCGCGCCCAGATCGATCAATTGTTCAATTTGAACGTGTTCGGCGCTTACTTCTGCGCTACTACTGTCGCTCGTCGTTTCATCGACCTCGGAATAAAGGGGTCTATTGTCTTCACGGCTTCGATGACTTCCTATCGCCCCAACCGTGCAGCTCCTTCCGCTCCCTATGGAGCCACCAAGGGTGCCGTGCGGAACATGACACACACACTGGCAATGGAATGGGCCAAGCATGGGATTCGCGTCAACTCTGTATCGCCAGGGTTCATCAAGACGGCCATGACTTACTTTGTGGATCAAGCCCCTGACTGGGAACTCAAGATGCAGTATTATGGCGGTATGCCCAGGTTGGCGGATCCCAAGGAGCTGGGCGGAGCTTATGTATATTTGCTTTCTGACAGTGCGTCATATACGACGGGCATTGATATTCCCGTGGCGGGCATTGTGGGGGCGTGGTAG
- a CDS encoding Zn(II)2Cys6 transcription factor (COG:K;~EggNog:ENOG410PUR1;~InterPro:IPR036864,IPR021858,IPR001138;~PFAM:PF00172,PF11951;~go_function: GO:0000981 - DNA-binding transcription factor activity, RNA polymerase II-specific [Evidence IEA];~go_function: GO:0008270 - zinc ion binding [Evidence IEA];~go_process: GO:0006355 - regulation of transcription, DNA-templated [Evidence IEA]) — protein sequence MNVGGDSSSQRSTTRGSATGKSRRRIRPSRSRGLRTKTGCLTCRERRVKCDDGKPTCLRCSKSARICRYASDATQHSDQRHAATAAAPPAADREPTRAHLSPKGTGRQEIRAEDNRASNPYAVEKNSPRPQEHHSNVAAALTSHPTAPAIPEAAVPLHPDGSIESPHFDPLHEHNEQRLPSLDPAFPTSPVSLSQISLLNISPLEWYDLLARDAINHIQRLNDTSSGDPRWRFPEIALSRRQSPALEHPGARLQQKARYNEQQGHALTHGDGHTGSPLPDYQQLSQPWNTTSRLELSPTDLTFFQYYIEVVGPILDLFDPAHHFSNVVPHLALRNTGLLKSILAVGAKHMSLCLQHRGDGDAADGHVAGTPASLPGTVLSTESDSAPTHMATQYYYETLHYLSQTLLYPSYADSHEILATATMISTYEMFDADSAANSSVWEQHLRGSFWIQRSQDNDGESADGLRQAVWWAWLRQDIWAAFQAGRPTITFWRARKPLEELSSDELATRIVYLCGKCVKYAASAAIPPHQDPRERIEQGDRLLSALDEWHHILPASYQPVAVAGGGGSSVVFPPIWIHPRNHAGAMQMYHFAKATVLLNQPTLGGLNAYLLRDKQLTESVKMVCGIANSCQEHDCAMAFINVQALFGVGQFVRSPEMREELLRILDNMLRISKFPAKGLVARLQRVWQE from the exons ATGAATGTTGGTGGCGACTCATCATCGCAACGCTCAACGACGAGGGGCAGCGCCACGGGGAAGTCGCGTCGACGCATCAGACCCTCACGCTCACGTGGATTGAGAACAAAGACAGGATG CCTTACCTGCAGAGAGAGACGCGTCAAGTGCGATGACGGTAAGCCGACCTGCTTGCGATGCTCCAAGTCTGCTCGCATCTGCCGGTATGCCTCGGACGCGACACAGCACTCTGATCAGAGACATGCAGCTACAGCTGCAGCTCCCCCCGCGGCCGACCGGGAGCCCACCAGGGCGCATTTGAGTCCCAAAGGAACGGGTCGCCAGGAGATCCGTGCTGAGGACAACAGGGCAAGCAATCCATATGCTGTCGAGAAGAACTCGCCGAGGCCCCAAGAACATCACTCGAATGTTGCGGCAGCATTGACGTCTCATCCGACCGCCCCGGCCATCCCTGAGGCCGCTGTACCACTGCATCCAGACGGCTCAATCGAGTCGCCGCACTTCGACCCCTTGCATGAACACAATGAGCAAAGATTGCCTAGCCTTGACCCTGCGTTCCCAACGTCTCCAGTTTCGCTAAGTCAAATCTCCCTGCTGAATATCTCCCCCCTCGAGTGGTACGACTTGCTAGCGCGGGATGCCATCAATCACATCCAACGATTGAATGATACGTCAAGCGGCGACCCCAGATGGCGATTTCCTGAGATTGCACTCTCTCGTAGGCAGTCACCCGCCCTTGAACATCCCGGGGCTCGACTTCAGCAAAAGGCGAGGTACAATGAGCAGCAAGGACACGCTCTGACCCATGGAGACGGTCACACTGGATCACCCTTACCAGATTATCAGCAGTTATCCCAGCCGTGGAACACCACAAGTAGGCTAGAACTATCGCCAACCGACCTCACCTTCTTTCAGTACTATATCGAGGTGGTTGGGCCCATTCTAGACTTGTTTGATCCCGCTCACCATTTCAGTAATGTTGTGCCCCATCTGGCATTACGAAACACGGGGCTCTTGAAGTCTATCCTTGCAGTGGGCGCCAAGCACATGTCTCTGTGTCTTCAGCatagaggggatggagatgcggCAGATGGCCATGTAGCAGGTACCCCAGCTTCATTGCCCGGAACCGTTCTGTCGACCGAATCAGACTCTGCTCCAACCCACATGGCGACCCAGTACTACTACGAAACCCTTCACTATCTCTCACAAACACTACTGTATCCATCTTATGCCGACTCCCACGAGATCTTGGCGACAGCCACCATGATTAGCACATATGAAATGTTTGATGCGGACAGCGCTGCGAACAGCAGTGTCTGGGAGCAGCATCTGCGCGGCTCCTTCTGGATCCAGCGGTCTCAGGATAATGATGGCGAGTCGGCCGATGGTCTGCGACAGGCCGTATGGTGGGCCTGGTTGCGACAAGACATCTGGGCAGCCTTTCAGGCGGGCCGgcccaccatcaccttctgGCGTGCACGCAAACCTCTCGAGGAACTCAGCTCGGACGAGCTAGCTACACGAATTGTCTACCTTTGCGGGAAGTGTGTGAAATATGCCGCTTCGGCTGCAATCCCGCCACACCAGGATCCGAGAGAACGAATTGAGCAGGGTGACCGACTCCTGAGTGCGCTCGACGAGTGGCATCATATCCTGCCCGCATCGTACCAGCCCGTGGCAGTTgccgggggtggtggttcaAGCGTTGTTTTCCCTCCGATATGGATCCATCCGCGAAATCATGCAGGTGCCATGCAAATGTATCATTTCGCCAAGGCGACAGTCCTGCTGAACCAGCCCACACTGGGCGGACTTAATGCCTACCTGCTTCGTGATAAGCAGCTGACGGAAAGCGTCAAAATGGTTTGTGGGATTGCCAATTCGTGCCAGGAGCATGACTGCGCAATGGCATTCATCAATGTACAGGCGTTATTTGGAG TTGGCCAGTTTGTTCGGTCGCCCGAGATGCGAGAGGAGCTGCTACGCATTTTGGACAACATGTTACGGATAAGTAAGTTTCCCGCCAAAGGTCTTGTTGCGCGACTGCagagggtgtggcaggaGTGA